The following DNA comes from Leishmania mexicana MHOM/GT/2001/U1103 complete genome, chromosome 8.
tgtgtgtgggtgggtgggtgggtgagcgTATATGTATCTATGTGTATGCTATGCCCTCCCTTGCGTCGTGTGACTGTGTCTGGTGTCGGCGTTGTACTTCGCCATCTCCTTcagtacgcacacacacacacacaggccgGCAGATAGACGCAGACGCACGAGCAGGACGAGTGTTTCGCTGCCTCTTCCTGTGTTTgacccctctctctctccgcccccTGCttgtcgtgtgtgcgtgctcctgccgctctctcttcatCTCTTACTCATAGTGTGTCGCAGACGTCTCGCTTGatgcccacacgcacacgcgcacacacgccttgAAGCATTGTCttgtccttctctcccccctccctctccctgtctTTCTACATCCCTCGtgaggtgcgcgtgtgtgtgtgtgcatgtgtccGTCGTGCTTGCTTGTgttctcgctcttctcctgTGATATAAACGTCTGTTGCCTCGCCCCTGTTGCtgtgcagagggaggagaggagggggttcTGGTGATCATGTGcacatccctctctctctacagGCGTTCCCGTGCTTGACGACGGTGGCACTGATAGATTCTGTGTCTTCTTCACTTTCGTTCGCGCGTTCTTGTGTGTCCACGTTGTtctgttttgttttcctgGGGGTGTGGGAGAGTCCTGTGTCTGTTGAGATGTCGTCTCTCGTCTTTTATTCTTCGTCGTCGGTCGCGCGTCTCTCCCGTCCGTGAGCCGCACGGTAGATTGCCAAGGTCGGTcgagcacgcatgcgcacacgtacTCACCGggacgtgtgcgcgtgcgtgcgtgttcgcgtttcttttcttcgtttttttgggaggatcacacacacacacacacacaaaagtgAGGAGGGCGtaggcgagcgagagaggcggcgatCATGGCAACGTGCTGCTGTGGAGGAaatggggaaggggaggctCTCAGTATGCGCTGACGCCCGCGCGCTCCCacgaccccccccctcggACTGTGCATCGCGGCGTAGCTCTGCCTTGTCTTGggctgcacgcgtgtgctcGGGTGTGTCGATTCTAGGTGATCGAGGAATGGCCCACACGATGCGGCGCGCTTCGTGGAAGTCACACTTCCTCCGACCTCGtgccccgccctctctctcccgctcgcTTGCTGTCCCACTCATCGTACTCCTCGTACACATTCGCTCTCGGGCTTCATTTTTCATTGCTTcagcaaacaacaacaacggaaTAGGGGTCTCGTTGTTCCTCTTCGCGTTTCTGGACGTGCAGAGGATGTGTCTCTCTGGCTGTGTGGGGagggtaggggagggggcggtaTTCTGCCCGGCGCTTTCTCAttcacctccctctctctcctcgcgtTTTCTTGCGTTGTGTCTCTGTGCCGCGACTGCAGCTATGACCGTCACGGCAGTGGTGACCACCGGGCAACCCCgaacccccccccacccactaaaaacccctcctcctccggccCTCTGTACGGCTGCATCTCTCTGTATATCGAATCCAGTCATCCACTAATCCGTCCCACCGTGGCCGTTGTTACTGTTGTTTCGTTGTGTCTCTGCCGAAATAACGGCagtgtccccctccctccctccccgctctcatccctcactccccccccccaaatcctcgccctcgccatcACACCATGTTTTCGTGTATGCCGTGTCGAGTGGaggcaggagggaggggcttGTGAGGCGCCGACGGGCAGGACGGGGATGCCTACCGGTTGCGCGCGATGGCCTGCGACGCTGCCAGAACCAGGCACGAGAGTGCGGTAGAGGCGAAGGGTAATGCGACGACATCACAGAACTCCAGAAGCCAGGTGGTCTAGGAggcagctccagctccgcaGAGCAAAGCTCAGCACCCAtacgcaccgccgtcgccagtgTAGTCACCCTGGGCAGCGGCCGAGCAACGCGCATCGCCTGCGCATCAGCAGTATGGGCTCAAGAGACTGTACGCCCGCGTGGGTGCCTGGACGCCGGAGGGTGATGTGCTTCCCTGTGCATCTGGAACACAAGCAAGCGAAACAATGGACCCTCTGGTGacggtgcacacgcgcgtgcgcggaaGCGAAGCAGCAACGAGCGCCACAGGCACGTACTCCCCACTAACAGGAATGCATCATCGACTTTAAGGGCGGGGCGGGATGCGTTTGTGTCAGGGGCCGTGCTTTGTGGACAGAAGTCGGTGCACTGCTGtaacacgtgtgtgtgtgtgtatgggtgggtgtgtggagggCTGCTCCGCTCCacgcaggggggaggggggctgcgGCAGTCGCAGCGAGAGTCGGAGCGCGTCGAAGGAGAGGGacgtcctctccctccatcaccacacacacacacagcctcGCCAACCCTCTTGCTTCTCTTTGCTGCCTTGACTTCTGTATCGTTTCATCTCTCCATCCCTCGTTGTCTCTACGGcctcgccgccacagcaTGTTTTATCGACCACACCCCAGCCTTTCCCTGCATACAGtcccagcacacacacgcacaccataCAAACAAGCAACCACGTGTACAAGTCATCCCTgacgcacgtacacacccctcctctccctgccGTCGCGTCACCCGCAGCGAAGAAGCACAGTAAGCGGAAAGCCCACAGGAGAAGCAAAATGGAGCATCCGGAGCACAACAATCAGCACCCGGAAGGGAACAACAACGCCGAAGCCCCAGCGCCAgtgaaggcggaggccgccgctgccgtatCGGCACAGCAAATCTCGCTGAAGGTCGTTaacgccgacggcgcggagATGTTCTTCAAGATCAAGCGAGGGACGCAGCTGAAGAAGCTGATCGACGCGTATTGCAAGAAGCAGGGCATCTCCCGCGGGAGCGTTCGCTTCCTATTCGATGGCGCGCCGATCGATGAGATAAAGACGCCGGAGGATTTGGGGatggaagacgacgacgtgaTCGACGCCATGGTTGAGCAGACCGGTGGGTCCGTGGTGAGGCAGCTGTGAAGGTCGGCTTGTTTGTCTATGCGCAGCTGTGTCGATcctacccccctcctcctcttcctccctcccaacGCCCATCatggcgcacgcacagccgAAATAGGCACGCGTGACACAGAGAGTAAGCCGCAGGTCATGGAAGACAGAAAGGGGGGGAACATGGGGGCGGGTGCTGAAGGTGAGGTGGCGGACGACGCGGAATGGTGTATAGAGCGTGCACAAGATAGCACGGCACGTGTGCCACTATTAATATCCACATGctcgcgtgcacacacgaatagcgtcgccctcgcctgctcaccaccaccgccccgcCTTGCTCGCTCTTTTCCccggtggggaggggagaggagggggcggtggcgctcggcGTTTGACCAACcaagagaagaaaaggaatCTGTGAGGCACACGGCAAGGCACACCCGTATTCGAAGAGCATGGGTTTtacacacatatatgtatgtgtgtgtgtgtgtgcatgtggaGCACACCTGTGCAGTCCATGAGAGGGAGCAGAGACATTGCCGAACCGAATATAGGTGCATCCTTTCTTTATCTGttgtggcgctggtgcgccgttTTCTTGGATCTTTGCcgacgccatcgctgccgcctccctctccctatGTGGAGGTTGTCTTCCTTGACGTGTCTGCCGGGCACCGCCACTGCACAGGTGGTGGCAGTTCCTTCTCGGCGTGTATACGCTTGTCAGCGTGTCTCTCTGGCGAAGGGGGTGTACCGAGGAAGGGCGAGAAGAGGAGTGAGGCGGCcacactcccccccccctcacattctctccgcccctcctccgcccatCCCACCTTGCTCTGACGTCTGCTTGCGCATCTGCAACGGGTCTGGTGTGGCTCCGCCTTTACTGCCTGCTCCTTCGACACTAAGGCAACGGCAAACCCTGATTATGCGGAGACCACCTTCATGCGTCGTATGGCAAAGGGTGCAGTACCCACACTCGAGGTGTGGGGAAGTCAAGCAGCCTGCAGCCTGCCCACCGGGTGCGCTTGGCGGACTCTTGGCGTCGCCGGACATGCCTGGGGCGGCCGCTGCCCGAGAGAGACTTGTGGCCATGATGCTCATGTTTGTGCCAGCTCACTACCAGTCATGCCGGCGATTCCACTGGCAGGCATTTTACTATGAGAGCGTCCGACCCGGTGCTGTGCCCAGCACTCCATGCGCGATCCGCAGATCACCTGGAGATCGAAACACATCGCATTGCACGCGGTGACCCTGCGGGCAACGATCTGATCACGCGCACATCTCACTCGCGCTGCATGGGcctccccccgctgcgcgtgtgtgtgtgtgtgtgtgtgtgtgtggctgccCCGtatgccccctccctcatcaGGACAGCGTGCTCTGAGAACTCTGTGCGCAGGCACGGACCCCTTCCGCTCGGCACACCCACTCCTGGCAGAGGCGTGCGGATTCCGGGGACGGTGCGATGCGTCTGCTGCCCCAGGACGACGGATGGCCATGCCCCAGCTgtcgcggcgcgtgccggCAAGCCGCCCAGgcgcgcaccccctcccccctcgctctctgtggCATCGAGGAAAATGGCAGATGAGGACAGCGATCCAGAGAAACACGGTTGGCCCAGCCGGGTGGGCTgatgaggcgcagatgccgaAAGCaaggcacacatgcagagTGTGCAGGGTCTCAGACGGCCCTAACCTAAAGCTGGCCAGCACCCTATCTGAGTTCATGCGGCATGCATCAGGAGCGTGGACGCAGCCCGCTTTGGGCCCAAGGCGTGCCGTCTGCCCAAGTCTGTCCGGCACcggtcgcgcagcacgtatCGGAAGAAGGGGCTAAGAAGAGCAGGAAGAGCGCGTGCGACGCATGGCCCCGATTCGTCAGCAGGACGTCTCGTCCCAGACGACCCGGATGTgaccgcggcgcagcagagagggCCAGGCGAGctgtatatgtgtgtgtactttGCTGTGACTTGCTTCGTGGTGGCGGAACGGACACGCTGGAGAAGTCAGATATACGAGTGGGGAGGGTCGACGGCCACAGATGAAAGAATTTATAGTGCCAGGACGTGCGCATCCCCATCCCAGCACGCCTGTGCATCAAACCGCGCCTTTGTCACCGGTGCGgagtagtggtggtgggaggagggtgcTTGTAAGAGGTCGCAGCGGATGCCGGCAATGTGCACAGGCAGCTGTTGCGACCGCTTCCTGCCGACGCTCTCTGCCTCTACGTAGAGAGGGCCAGTGGCGCGTCTGGTGTCCATGCTTGTCATATCCCTCACGCACCGACGAGCTGCGCAAGATATGCAcccttctctttcccttttctcgCTCTCGTGCTGCTATCGTTCCCTTCGTTTGGACTTCCTTGGTCTTCCTTGtgctctgcacacacacacacgcacacactcggGGCGTGTCGGCACTGCAGTGTATTCGCCTcgcgcggcagtggtgctgcgcccTCGCTTTATCAATCACTCGTCCCGTGTTGGGCAAACTCCTTAGAGGTCATTTGGTCACGTAGGCTCGCCTTCCTAaccgccccccgccccactctcactccctccctcgccctaCCCCCATCAGCTGTCATGGCGCAACTTACGAAAGATGAGGTCCACACCTACGCCGAGGCCATGATCGCCGCCATCAAGACACCTGCCTTTCAGGAGCGTGTCCGTGCTGCGATGTGCCGTGAGCCGACCCCGGCGGATGCTGAGGCCGTCATGAAGCGCTACGAAGAAGTACAGGCAGACTACTTCACCAACCACTACATCTCCGAAGCCGGCggcatccgcagcagcatcagtgCCGGCgcagagagcagcggcactaGCGGCGCGGGTGGCCGTGCGAAGAGTTCTCAAGATGCATCCGAGGCACTGGCCCAGGAGGTGGACAACATGCGCCTCCAGAAGGCAAGCGATGCGCCGAGGCTGGACGGCGTCGAAAtcgtggagcagctgaagaACGCGGTACGCGTCtacaaggaggaggagacggtgcGGCTCATCACGGAGCTCTGTTTGCTGATCGAGTCGCAGGTGACGACGCTTCCAGCGACCGTGCCAGCCCTGAAGCACCTCTACAGCAATTCCGTGTATGGCTCCAGTAGGATGGAGCATGCGCAggccggtggcggtgcgaACGTGCTGCCCGTCACGCACCCGTCTCCAGAGATGATGCAGATGAACATGGCGATGCGCACCCTCAACCCAAAACAGCGCGAGACCGTCgagcgggtgcagcgggccaTGATGAACGGCAGCCCGCCGTTGCCGGAGGATATGCAAGACATGCTGCTTATTCAGCGTCAGCTTGCTGCCTTCATGCAGACGATGCAGCGCTTCGGTCAGATGCCGAGCGGCAGGGGccgtggcagtggtggtcgCGGCGGGTGTGGTGGGCGCGGTGCCCAGTAGACGACCATCCTGTGTCGGCCACGTCAGACAAAAAGCGGTatgggagaagagagagaggacggcCTCATGGAATCACCCTTGCGCGCGTCCAGACCGCACAACGGCGGTGTGCTTTGCGTGTCCACCCATCCCTCACCTTCCCCACCCTTTTTCTCCGCGGTCCGCAGGTTGTCGTGATcagcttctctctctttctctgtgcaactgctactgctgccaccgccatcccTGCATTCTGCTCTCGTCTGCATCATCACCAGCGTGCGTCTCGcaactccccctccctcctctgtgaacggcgccgtcgcgctgcccGCGAAGCCTCCGTCAGCCACCAAGTGAATTCGGACAGGGGCGAGACTGGTCACTGGATGACCGTCTGGGGTGGCTGTTCCGCAACGGCGCCAATAAGCGGTGCCGTTGTCGTCATCTGAACCAGAGCACCGGTTAAGcttccgcagcggcggcagcagcagcagaaggcaTCACGGTCGGATGCCTGTAActccctcacccacccccttccccctccacgcacacacacacagataaaGACGCATGCACGATCACAAGGTGGAACGGCGAGCGATGCTTTCGCCTCGCTTGTGCCGTAacgccccctcctcgctctccctcaaCCTCTGATCTAACGCATCGTCATCTTGcactcgcctctctctccatatCACTCATCGCTCGCCAAAAAGCTACGCGCAGAGCCACACCGCACGCCGTGTGAGGTGCACCGTCTGACACCTGGCTGCTCTACGCCTCCACAAGAGCGCAAAACATACAGTCAAAGgagtgcacacgcacacgcgcacgcacgcagataGAAATAGACGAACTTAATCGCAGCCCACACTACTCCACGGACGAAATACAACATACATGCCTCCAAGGGCGCGGccgtcggcgcagcggcgccagcgcagtAGCGGGACGCGAGttggcagcaacagcggcagacCCATCACCGCTACCGGCACCAGGGGCGGTGAGGCAGGCCCCGCTGAAAAGCGCCGGCGGGCACACAAATCGGGGAACGATTGCGGCACCGGTAGCGGCTCTAGCGACAACAAGAGGTGGAACGGGTCACGCacgtctgccgccgccaatgCCGCGCCTCCGTGCCTTGGCATGCCAACAATAGCGGCGCCGAGCGCCTCTCGCATGTCCAGCACGCACGACCGCGAAACGGACGAGGACGAAGCGGGcatgctgcagcgcttctcGAACGTGTCCGAACGGCACAACGCACGGGGGATGTCTCCACCGCATGTCGCCTCAACCccaccgccctctccccctcacgcATTTGACGGCACCGGGGGCGCGGAGCGTGCGATGCACATGTCACCGGCACAACAAAGCGGTTGCGCTGCCGTATCGCTGGAGCGCGTCCGCGTATCCGTGCCGCCTGTATGCGCCACGGACAATGCAGCAAGCGTCCCCAGCCCTGCACGGGCATCCGCGTCAAGCCAATCCGTCCGAAGCTTTTCTCCAACCTTGTTGTCCCAGCTACTTCTGGCCgaagcagcgcgcgcagaagcagcagcagcattggCCGGTGAACAGCAACAATGTCACGATAGCGCTGAGGttggcagctgcgcaagcgTGGCGCCGTTCTGCGCGCCGACACCTTCGCAAGACTCGCAGCTGCCAACACAGATGACTGCCACGGAGACAACTCGATTACACCGTCCCCACCGTGACTCGGGGGCGGCATCCTTGCACGAGCAGCTGCCAGAATCACCGTCGTCTTTGGCAGCGGCTCCGTCGAGGCTGCCCATGGACTACCTCGCCGTGTCCATCGGTGTCGTGCCCCTTCCAGGCTTGGAGACGCCGCACGGGAGTGCCGCCCCGCGCAAGAGGAGCCGGTGGTGGTCCTGGAGTCTCACCGCCCCAACGGTGACCCCAAATGCCGCCACCAGCGTCGTCGGTGAAGCAGCCTGCGATAAGGGTAGCCGCATCAACAAGGCCAATGGTAATGCTGCGGAAGCGGGCTGGCTCACCGACCGTGGCGACTCGACGGCCTCTGTGCACCAGCTCCGCCCGCTGCGTCTCTGCACAGGTGGCCAGCAGCACacggccgtcgccgcggtcGGCCGCAGCTCCACTTCGCCCACCCTCAAACAGTCCACCGGAGTGacagcgacggtggcggccggcaaTGTCGTCTCGATCGAGCCCAGCAGTCGCACCATGGATGTGCTGGGGTGGTCTGGTGTGTTCGCGGATGTGCCGCTCACCCTCCCTGGTGCGCAGCTCACGAACCGCCCAGGGGCAACGGGTGTTGTCATGAACGGGCGCAAAGGCGTCCACGCTCGTGGTGGTGACTGTGACGGGGGCTCGCCGTCGGAGGCACTGttctgcagcggtgccgcctccatctccgtCATTCTGGCGTGAGCTCGACATCAAACAAAAaggtacgtgtgtgcgtgtgttggttGGAGAAACGGTGACGTCAGGTGCGTCTCTGC
Coding sequences within:
- a CDS encoding putative small ubiquitin protein codes for the protein MEHPEHNNQHPEGNNNAEAPAPVKAEAAAAVSAQQISLKVVNADGAEMFFKIKRGTQLKKLIDAYCKKQGISRGSVRFLFDGAPIDEIKTPEDLGMEDDDVIDAMVEQTGGSVVRQL